The following proteins are encoded in a genomic region of Thunnus maccoyii chromosome 8, fThuMac1.1, whole genome shotgun sequence:
- the LOC121902330 gene encoding E3 ubiquitin/ISG15 ligase TRIM25-like, with amino-acid sequence MAQKGDQLDRETLSCSICLDLLKDPVTIPCGHSYCMSCIKGFWDEKDQRKIYSCPQCRQTFSPRPVLVKNTMFAALMEQLKKTGLQAAPADHCYAGPDDVACDVCTGRKLKALKSCLTCPASYCEKHLQPHYDAAPLKKHKVVDPLEKLQENICSRHDEVMKMFCRTDRQCICYLCSVDEHKGHYTVTAAEERTERQRELEVSRQSIQRRIQDREKDVMLLQQEMKAVNRSADKAVEDSEKIFTELIRLIKKRSSDVKQQIRSQQETEGSRVKGLQEKLEREISELKRKDAELKQLSHTEDHTQFLHNYPSLLSQLSTSTDSSSINIGPLSYFEDEAFRYSVERRSPTFLKHSEPKT; translated from the exons ATGGCGCAGAAAGGAGATCAGTTGGACCGAGAAACCTTATCTTGTTCGATttgtctggatctactgaaggatccggtgactattccctgtggacacagctactgtaTGAGTTGTATTAAAGGATTCTGGGATGAAAAGGATCAgaggaagatctacagctgccctcagtgcagacagaccttctCACCAAGGCCagtcctggtgaaaaacaccatgtttgcagctttaatggAGCAATtaaagaagactggactccaagctgctcctgctgatcactgttATGCTGGACCTGAtgatgtggcctgtgatgtctgcactgggaggaagctgaaagccctcaagtcctgtctgaCTTGTCCGGcttcttactgtgagaaacacctccAGCCTCATTATGATGCAGctccattaaagaaacacaaggtgGTCGACCCCTTGGAGAAGCTCCAGGaaaacatctgctctcgtcacgatgaggtgatgaagatgttctgccgtactgatcgGCAgtgtatctgttatctctgctctgtggatgaacataaaggtcACTACACAGTGACAGCTGCAGAAGAAAGGAccgagaggcagagagagctcgaggtgagtcgacagaGTATCCAGCggagaatccaggacagagagaaagacgtgatgctgcttcaacaggagaTGAAGGCCGTCaatcgctctgctgataaagcagtggaggacagcgagaagatcttcactgagctgatccgtctcatcaagaaaagaagctctgatgtgaagcagcagatcagatcccagcaggaaactgaagggAGTCGAGTCAAAGggcttcaggagaagctggagcgGGAGATCagtgagctgaagaggaaagacgctgaactgaagcagctctcacacacagaagatcacacacagtttctacacaactacccctcactactgtcacaactcagcacatctacagactcatccagcatcaatatcgGTCCTCTGAgctactttgaggat gaggcgttcaggtacagtgttgagcGCAGGTCACCCACATTTTTGAAGCACTCAGAGCCGAAGACATGA